One Fundidesulfovibrio terrae genomic window carries:
- a CDS encoding cyclic nucleotide-binding/CBS domain-containing protein, with amino-acid sequence MKVKDAMSTRVMYVKKDATAGQAMRLMAENNMRRLMVDKDGPDGTYGAVTVRDMIQKVISAGRDPGSVKVADVMNSSLFAVKSTDDLLAVAKIMDEKNVAGLPVIDDGKLVGVITMWDILIAKGVHCKVS; translated from the coding sequence GTGAAAGTCAAAGACGCGATGTCCACCAGGGTGATGTACGTGAAGAAGGACGCCACGGCAGGTCAGGCCATGAGGCTCATGGCCGAGAACAATATGCGCCGCCTGATGGTGGACAAGGACGGCCCCGACGGCACGTACGGCGCAGTGACGGTGCGCGACATGATCCAGAAGGTGATCTCCGCGGGCCGCGATCCCGGTTCGGTCAAGGTCGCCGATGTCATGAACTCCTCCCTGTTCGCGGTGAAGTCCACGGACGACCTGCTGGCCGTGGCCAAGATCATGGACGAGAAGAACGTGGCGGGCCTGCCCGTGATCGACGACGGCAAGCTGGTGGGCGTCATCACCATGTGGGACATCCTCATCGCCAAGGGCGTGCACTGCAAGGTTTCGTAG
- a CDS encoding iron-sulfur cluster assembly scaffold protein, whose amino-acid sequence MATKRTYKNDGLVKPLEAFSAKAVYGSTFCKRPIAVQILVDDNVLREIGGEVQCSYSRQCLGTLISMVKGMDVDSAWEFSGEDLKGNLEYVDPQSDCDTYVVAAFRLALRNFEKGV is encoded by the coding sequence ATGGCCACGAAGAGAACATACAAGAACGACGGGCTGGTGAAGCCGCTGGAGGCGTTTTCCGCCAAGGCGGTTTACGGCAGCACGTTCTGCAAGCGTCCCATCGCCGTGCAGATTCTCGTTGATGACAACGTGCTCCGGGAGATCGGCGGCGAGGTGCAGTGCTCCTACAGCCGCCAGTGCCTGGGCACACTGATATCCATGGTTAAGGGAATGGACGTGGACTCGGCCTGGGAATTTTCCGGAGAGGACCTTAAGGGCAACCTGGAATACGTCGATCCCCAGTCCGACTGCGACACCTATGTGGTGGCCGCGTTTCGCCTGGCGCTGCGCAACTTCGAGAAGGGGGTGTGA
- a CDS encoding DegQ family serine endoprotease: MPRLIPAVLAVLSLFLALPAQARVNLPDFSELAEKAGAAVVNLSTTRTVKNQDKMREFFKNHPKGGPFDEFFEQFERRFKDETPTPQRSMGSGFIISKDGFIVTNNHVVEEADEIKVQLRGQDKPLKAKVVGRDPELDLAVVKIDNGGDLPFLEFGDSDAMKVGAWVMAIGNPFGLQNTVTAGIVSAKGRVIGAGPFDNFIQTDASINPGNSGGPLLDLDGKVIGINTAIIASGQGIGFAIPSNMAKAVITDLREQKEVKRGWLGVSIQDVDENTAKALGLPEPEGALITAVMEGDPAAKAGVQVGDVVTAVGGQPVKDAGALLRAIAGIRPGGKAELTVWRKGKTMKLTAVLGQRDSAKITKTQPGGSGGKDEDEAATNDLGLSLRPLKPEESRALNVPPGKGLGVVGVVPGSPAEEAEIKAGDVILEANQTPVNSVADLSKVLAEDASKKGVVLLLIKRNKQNLFRTVPLPGK, encoded by the coding sequence ATGCCCCGGTTGATCCCGGCCGTCCTTGCCGTTCTGTCCCTGTTCCTGGCCCTCCCCGCCCAGGCCCGCGTGAATCTTCCCGATTTCTCCGAACTGGCCGAAAAGGCCGGGGCGGCTGTGGTGAACCTGAGCACCACCCGCACCGTGAAGAACCAGGACAAGATGCGCGAGTTCTTCAAGAATCACCCCAAGGGCGGCCCCTTCGACGAATTCTTCGAGCAGTTCGAGCGCCGCTTCAAGGACGAGACCCCCACTCCGCAGCGTTCCATGGGCTCGGGCTTCATCATCTCCAAGGACGGCTTCATCGTCACCAACAACCACGTGGTCGAGGAAGCCGACGAGATCAAGGTGCAGTTGCGCGGACAGGACAAGCCCCTCAAGGCCAAGGTCGTGGGGCGCGACCCCGAACTGGACCTGGCCGTGGTCAAGATCGACAATGGCGGCGACCTGCCCTTCCTGGAATTCGGCGACTCCGACGCCATGAAGGTGGGGGCCTGGGTGATGGCCATCGGCAATCCCTTCGGTCTGCAGAACACCGTCACGGCGGGCATCGTCAGCGCCAAGGGCCGGGTCATCGGGGCCGGCCCCTTCGACAACTTCATCCAGACCGACGCCTCCATCAATCCCGGCAACTCCGGCGGACCGCTCCTGGACCTGGACGGCAAGGTCATCGGCATCAACACCGCCATCATCGCCTCGGGCCAGGGCATCGGCTTCGCCATCCCCTCCAACATGGCCAAGGCGGTCATCACCGACCTGCGCGAGCAGAAGGAAGTCAAGCGCGGCTGGCTGGGCGTCTCCATCCAGGACGTCGACGAGAACACCGCCAAGGCCCTGGGCCTGCCCGAGCCCGAAGGCGCGCTCATCACCGCCGTCATGGAGGGCGACCCGGCGGCCAAGGCCGGGGTGCAGGTGGGCGACGTGGTCACCGCGGTGGGCGGGCAGCCGGTGAAGGACGCCGGGGCGCTCCTGCGGGCCATCGCGGGCATCCGGCCCGGCGGCAAAGCCGAGCTCACCGTGTGGCGCAAGGGCAAGACCATGAAGCTCACGGCCGTGCTCGGCCAGCGCGACAGCGCCAAGATCACCAAGACTCAGCCCGGCGGATCCGGAGGCAAGGACGAGGACGAGGCCGCGACCAACGACCTGGGCCTCTCCCTTCGCCCCCTCAAGCCCGAGGAGTCCCGCGCCCTGAACGTGCCCCCCGGCAAGGGGCTGGGCGTGGTGGGCGTTGTTCCGGGCTCGCCCGCCGAGGAGGCCGAGATCAAGGCCGGGGATGTGATCCTGGAGGCCAACCAGACCCCGGTGAACTCCGTGGCCGATTTGAGCAAGGTGCTGGCGGAGGACGCCTCCAAGAAGGGAGTGGTGCTGCTGCTCATCAAGCGCAACAAGCAGAACCTGTTCCGCACCGTGCCCCTGCCCGGAAAATGA
- the uvrA gene encoding excinuclease ABC subunit UvrA, with protein sequence MSDKRVIRIEGARQHNLKNLTLDIPRDELVVVCGPSGSGKSTLAFDIVYAEGQRRYVESLSAYARQFLPQMDKPQVDKIEGLSPAISLEQQSATRNPRSTVGTVTEIYDFLRVFFARLGKPHCPQCNLPIAAQTTDQIVDDILGLPEGSKFMVLAPLVEHQKGTHADKLKKLKSQGFARVRVGGEVLPLEPLPELDKNKRHTLELVIDRLVARPDIRKRLADSVELALSQGADRLIVHDVDKKLDRYFSTSSVCPTCKISVPPPTPQLFSFNSPQGACPVCAGLGSVEYFEPDLLAPNKGLSILTGAILPWKNERVYARFRDQLEGVGKRHGFALNTPLKEFSPTAWKALFEGDPDIGWKGVTALMDMGQAMGSIWRDELARFRQNRPCPACNGARLKPESLAVRVDDLNIFEFCSLPIERSLKWLGERAFTGASAVIADPLVKELDHRLRFLSNVGLDYLSLGRNMSTLSGGEAQRIRLAGQLGSGLVGVTYVLDEPSIGLHPRDNERLLGTLRMLQKRGNTVLVVEHDEATIESADHVIELGPGSGLLGGEIVHQGDVRSLLESDTLTGKYLRGDLSIPRPEKRRTAKGHLTLKGARTNNLKNLDVSIPLGCLTCVTGPSGSGKSSLVVDTLYKHLALSQGIKVDLPGVIDGFEGARQIEKIVSIDQTPIGRTPRSNPATYTKIFDEIRNIYAATADAKKRGYKPGRFSFNVRGGRCEACQGDGVITVEMHFLPDIHVTCEVCGGKRYNRETLEVRYKGLNIAEVLDLPVLDARRLFENYPALARRLEILEQVGLEYVRLGQPATTLSGGEAQRIKISRELGKRSLPGTLYILDEPTTGLHMHEVGKLIQVLHQLVERGASVLVIEHNTEVILSSDYVIDLGPGGGEYGGRIVSQGTPEQIMADPESVTGRFLTP encoded by the coding sequence ATGAGCGACAAGCGAGTCATCCGCATCGAAGGCGCACGCCAGCACAACCTCAAGAACCTCACCCTGGACATCCCCCGCGACGAGCTGGTGGTGGTCTGCGGCCCCTCGGGCTCGGGCAAGTCCACCCTGGCCTTCGACATCGTCTACGCGGAAGGCCAGCGCCGCTACGTGGAGTCCCTGTCCGCCTACGCCCGCCAGTTCCTGCCACAGATGGACAAGCCCCAGGTGGACAAGATCGAGGGACTCTCCCCGGCCATATCCCTGGAGCAGCAGTCGGCCACGCGCAACCCGCGCTCCACCGTGGGCACCGTGACCGAAATCTACGATTTTCTGCGCGTGTTCTTCGCCCGCCTGGGCAAGCCCCACTGCCCCCAGTGCAATCTTCCCATCGCGGCCCAGACCACGGACCAGATCGTGGACGACATCCTGGGCCTGCCCGAAGGATCGAAGTTCATGGTGCTGGCCCCGCTGGTCGAGCACCAGAAAGGCACCCACGCCGACAAGCTCAAGAAGCTCAAGTCCCAGGGATTCGCCCGCGTGCGCGTGGGCGGCGAGGTGTTGCCCCTGGAGCCCCTGCCGGAGCTGGACAAGAACAAGCGCCACACCCTGGAGCTGGTCATCGACCGCCTGGTGGCCCGGCCGGACATCCGCAAGCGCCTGGCCGACTCCGTGGAACTGGCCCTCTCCCAGGGGGCCGACCGGCTCATCGTCCACGACGTGGACAAGAAGCTCGACCGCTACTTCTCCACCTCCTCGGTGTGCCCCACCTGCAAGATAAGCGTCCCCCCGCCCACCCCGCAGCTCTTCTCCTTCAACAGCCCCCAGGGCGCCTGCCCGGTGTGCGCGGGCCTGGGCAGCGTGGAGTACTTCGAGCCGGACCTGCTGGCCCCCAACAAGGGCCTGTCGATTCTCACCGGGGCCATCCTGCCCTGGAAGAACGAACGCGTGTACGCCCGCTTCCGCGACCAGCTGGAGGGCGTGGGCAAGCGACACGGCTTCGCGCTGAACACCCCGCTCAAGGAGTTTTCCCCCACGGCCTGGAAGGCCCTTTTCGAGGGCGACCCGGACATCGGCTGGAAGGGAGTCACCGCGCTCATGGACATGGGCCAGGCCATGGGCTCCATCTGGCGCGACGAGCTGGCGCGCTTCCGCCAGAACCGCCCCTGCCCGGCCTGCAACGGGGCGCGCCTCAAGCCGGAATCCCTGGCCGTGCGCGTGGACGACCTGAACATCTTCGAGTTCTGCTCCCTGCCCATCGAGCGCTCGCTCAAGTGGCTTGGCGAGCGGGCCTTCACCGGAGCGAGCGCCGTCATCGCCGATCCCCTGGTCAAGGAACTCGACCACCGGCTGCGCTTTCTTTCCAACGTGGGCCTGGACTACCTGAGCCTGGGCCGGAACATGTCCACGCTCTCGGGCGGCGAGGCCCAGCGCATCCGGCTGGCCGGGCAGCTGGGATCGGGGCTGGTGGGCGTGACCTATGTGCTGGATGAGCCCAGCATCGGACTGCACCCGCGCGACAACGAGCGCCTGCTGGGCACGCTGCGCATGCTCCAGAAGCGCGGCAACACCGTGCTGGTGGTGGAGCACGACGAGGCCACCATCGAGAGCGCGGACCACGTCATCGAGCTGGGCCCCGGCTCGGGCCTGCTCGGCGGGGAGATCGTGCACCAGGGCGACGTGCGAAGCCTCCTGGAGTCCGACACCCTCACCGGCAAGTACCTGCGCGGGGACCTGTCCATCCCCCGCCCCGAGAAACGCCGCACGGCCAAGGGGCACCTCACCCTCAAGGGGGCGCGCACCAACAACCTGAAGAACCTGGACGTGTCCATCCCGCTGGGCTGCCTGACCTGCGTCACGGGACCTTCCGGATCGGGCAAGAGTTCCCTGGTGGTGGACACCCTGTACAAGCACCTGGCCCTGTCCCAGGGCATCAAGGTGGACCTGCCCGGCGTCATCGACGGGTTCGAGGGCGCGCGGCAGATCGAGAAGATCGTTTCCATCGACCAGACCCCCATCGGGCGCACGCCGCGCTCCAACCCGGCCACCTACACCAAGATATTCGACGAGATCCGGAACATCTACGCCGCAACCGCCGACGCCAAGAAGCGCGGCTACAAGCCGGGGCGTTTCAGCTTCAACGTGCGCGGCGGGCGTTGCGAGGCCTGCCAGGGCGACGGCGTCATCACCGTGGAGATGCACTTTTTGCCGGACATCCACGTCACCTGCGAGGTCTGCGGCGGCAAGCGCTACAACCGCGAGACCCTGGAGGTGCGCTACAAGGGGCTGAACATCGCCGAGGTGCTGGACCTGCCCGTGCTGGACGCGAGGCGGCTCTTCGAGAACTACCCGGCCCTGGCGCGCCGCCTGGAGATCCTGGAGCAGGTGGGACTGGAATACGTACGCCTGGGGCAGCCCGCCACCACACTTTCCGGCGGCGAGGCCCAGCGCATCAAGATCTCGCGGGAACTGGGCAAGCGCAGCCTGCCCGGCACGTTGTACATCCTCGACGAGCCCACCACGGGCCTGCACATGCACGAGGTGGGCAAGCTGATCCAGGTGCTGCACCAACTGGTGGAGCGCGGGGCCTCGGTGCTGGTCATCGAGCACAACACCGAGGTGATCCTGTCCTCGGACTACGTCATCGACCTCGGCCCCGGAGGTGGGGAATACGGCGGGCGCATCGTGTCCCAGGGCACGCCCGAACAGATCATGGCCGATCCCGAATCGGTCACGGGAAGGTTCCTGACGCCATGA
- a CDS encoding tetratricopeptide repeat protein: MSDYPSVLGVFSLRKSDEVGTGATQARHAQLTYWYARQLDQTAVEVQPLNVYHVPSGIRKQAGLNDFLRSYTPEPRYYEANTVPALRSLTSKIEQGEKFFSMGLLDDAEKAFLKALMIDEVSVPANYGLGDVYTEQKEYLKLRKVLNVLMGLDDAFSLEYRQKLNTFGINLRKQGYLEESIAFFNKALEIQKNDENIYFNLARVHFDKGEIDKCIGILNIATTLNPEFIEARKFITYCERMTVQ, encoded by the coding sequence ATGAGCGATTATCCATCAGTTCTCGGGGTCTTCTCCCTGCGCAAGTCCGACGAGGTCGGCACGGGCGCGACCCAGGCCAGGCATGCCCAGCTGACCTACTGGTATGCCCGGCAGCTGGACCAGACCGCCGTGGAGGTACAGCCGCTCAACGTCTACCATGTGCCCTCCGGCATACGGAAACAGGCCGGCCTGAACGACTTCCTGCGCTCTTACACCCCTGAGCCGCGCTATTACGAGGCCAACACGGTGCCCGCGCTCAGGTCCCTGACATCCAAGATCGAACAGGGGGAGAAGTTCTTCTCCATGGGGCTTCTGGACGACGCGGAAAAGGCATTCCTCAAGGCGCTCATGATCGACGAGGTCAGCGTCCCGGCCAACTACGGCCTCGGCGACGTATATACGGAGCAGAAGGAATACCTGAAGCTGCGCAAGGTGCTCAACGTGCTCATGGGCCTGGACGACGCGTTCTCGCTGGAATACCGCCAGAAGCTCAACACCTTCGGCATCAACCTGCGCAAGCAGGGCTACCTGGAGGAATCCATCGCCTTTTTCAACAAGGCGCTGGAGATACAGAAGAACGACGAGAACATCTATTTCAACCTGGCCCGCGTGCACTTCGACAAGGGCGAGATCGACAAGTGCATCGGCATCCTGAACATCGCCACCACGCTCAATCCGGAATTCATCGAAGCCCGGAAGTTCATCACCTACTGCGAACGGATGACCGTGCAGTAG
- a CDS encoding methyl-accepting chemotaxis protein, producing MSLNNFKIGSRLFFLVGVSLLFLICLGYYGIHSVSVLNDSVGVQLKNAENVKNAVNQARTAQVEFKKQVQEWKDILIRGNNPDSLKKYTDLFKESHASVLKNLRDLKVTLQHLGLPVDEVDRAISIHVALFEKYLNSLKSFDTSDDDTGKKLDKMVAGIDQEPTRMIDGIVDAISASGDKIQQASLNEAATLYANVRMMFIIAIVVALVVLMILSLVIIRTITVPLRQSVVFAEAIAKGDLGARLAVVGTDEVGVLADSMRLVAEEEQRIANVSEQIALGNLDVQVSPRSSQDILLISMGKLLAAEKEIAAVAEKMSLGDLNVEVRKRSDKDVLMASMTALIEAETQATEITQTLANGDLRVKVSKRSDNDAMLESLGKMVETLTNVVAEVQAGTENVAAGSQQLSSSAGTLSQGASEQAAAVEESSSSMEEMSSGIQQNAENARQTEAIAVKAASDAKESGDAVGQTVHAMKEIAGKITIIEEIARQTDLLALNAAIEAARAGEHGKGFAVVASEVRKLAERSQEAAAEITRLANESTSVAEKAGMMLTQLVPNIQKTAELVQEISASTQEQSSGAAQVNKALQQLDQTIQQNASASEELASTAEELSAQSELLQSVITFFRVGGTRRTQPRRAPGVSKPLAPAKEPTALAASGQQRNKGVRISLQTENAADEIDSSFEHF from the coding sequence ATGTCTCTGAATAACTTCAAGATTGGGTCTAGGCTATTTTTTCTGGTGGGTGTTTCTTTGTTATTCCTGATATGCCTAGGATATTATGGTATTCATAGCGTCTCAGTCTTGAACGACTCGGTTGGTGTGCAATTAAAGAATGCAGAAAATGTTAAAAATGCCGTCAATCAGGCGCGCACTGCTCAGGTCGAATTCAAGAAACAAGTGCAGGAATGGAAAGATATCCTCATCAGGGGAAACAACCCTGATAGTCTGAAAAAGTACACCGATTTATTCAAGGAATCACATGCGTCAGTCCTCAAGAACTTGAGGGATTTGAAAGTCACGCTGCAGCATCTTGGATTGCCGGTCGATGAGGTTGACAGGGCAATCTCCATACATGTTGCTCTCTTCGAAAAATATCTCAACAGCTTGAAGTCGTTCGACACCAGTGACGATGATACGGGAAAGAAACTGGATAAAATGGTTGCCGGTATTGACCAGGAGCCGACCAGGATGATTGACGGCATTGTCGATGCGATATCCGCATCGGGTGATAAAATACAACAGGCCAGCCTGAATGAGGCCGCCACGCTTTACGCCAATGTTCGGATGATGTTCATAATAGCAATAGTTGTCGCATTGGTTGTGCTCATGATTCTTTCTCTGGTGATCATACGGACGATCACAGTCCCGTTGCGACAGAGCGTCGTTTTCGCGGAAGCCATCGCCAAAGGTGATCTCGGCGCCCGCCTGGCCGTGGTTGGAACGGATGAAGTCGGCGTTCTGGCGGACTCCATGCGCCTGGTGGCCGAGGAGGAACAGCGGATTGCAAACGTTTCGGAACAAATCGCCCTGGGGAATCTGGATGTGCAGGTTTCTCCTCGCTCCTCGCAGGATATTCTGCTCATCTCCATGGGCAAGCTCCTGGCTGCTGAAAAGGAAATCGCCGCTGTTGCGGAGAAAATGTCCCTGGGCGACCTGAATGTCGAGGTCAGGAAACGCTCCGACAAGGACGTCCTGATGGCCTCCATGACCGCTCTGATCGAAGCTGAAACTCAAGCGACAGAGATAACGCAAACGCTCGCCAACGGCGACCTGCGGGTGAAGGTTTCCAAACGCTCGGATAATGACGCCATGCTCGAATCGTTGGGCAAGATGGTGGAGACGCTGACCAATGTCGTCGCGGAAGTGCAGGCCGGCACGGAAAACGTGGCCGCCGGCAGTCAGCAGCTCTCATCCTCGGCGGGAACCCTTTCTCAGGGCGCGTCTGAGCAGGCAGCTGCAGTGGAAGAGTCCTCGTCCTCCATGGAAGAGATGAGCTCCGGCATCCAGCAAAACGCCGAAAACGCCCGGCAGACCGAAGCCATTGCGGTCAAGGCCGCAAGTGATGCCAAGGAATCCGGCGACGCGGTGGGGCAGACGGTGCACGCCATGAAGGAGATCGCCGGAAAGATCACCATCATCGAGGAGATCGCCCGCCAGACAGACCTTTTGGCGCTCAATGCCGCCATTGAAGCGGCCAGGGCAGGCGAGCACGGCAAGGGGTTCGCCGTGGTGGCCTCGGAGGTGCGCAAGCTGGCCGAACGCAGCCAGGAGGCTGCGGCGGAGATCACCAGGCTGGCCAATGAAAGCACGAGCGTCGCCGAAAAAGCGGGCATGATGCTGACCCAACTGGTGCCCAATATCCAGAAAACGGCGGAACTGGTGCAGGAGATCAGCGCTTCCACCCAGGAGCAGAGCTCCGGAGCGGCCCAGGTGAACAAGGCCTTGCAACAGCTCGACCAGACCATCCAGCAAAACGCCAGCGCATCGGAAGAACTGGCGTCCACGGCCGAAGAGCTTTCGGCCCAGTCGGAGCTGCTGCAGTCCGTCATCACCTTCTTCAGGGTGGGGGGCACCCGTAGAACGCAACCACGACGCGCCCCGGGCGTTTCGAAGCCTCTGGCTCCGGCCAAGGAGCCCACGGCGCTGGCGGCTTCCGGCCAGCAACGAAACAAGGGGGTGCGCATCAGCTTGCAAACCGAAAACGCAGCGGACGAAATAGATTCGTCCTTTGAGCATTTTTAA
- a CDS encoding chemotaxis protein CheW, with protein MADAASIDTERFLTFTLAGELFAIAITSVREILDMAEITRIPQMPPAMRGVVNVRGAAVPVIDLRLRFGLEAAERTVNTRIIIVEISTGDDTITLGAVADSVKEVLELDAANIAPVPAMGVAVNTAFLRGIGKCNGRFILLLDIGKVLHSDEIFMLDEVSRSLNDVSVIEGQAAAATTIPAQ; from the coding sequence ATGGCCGATGCCGCCAGTATAGACACCGAACGGTTTCTGACCTTCACCCTGGCCGGGGAGCTGTTCGCCATCGCCATCACCTCGGTGCGGGAGATCCTGGATATGGCGGAAATAACCCGGATCCCTCAAATGCCCCCGGCAATGCGGGGCGTGGTGAACGTGCGGGGCGCTGCCGTTCCGGTGATCGACTTGCGCTTGCGCTTCGGCCTGGAAGCGGCCGAGCGAACCGTGAACACCCGGATTATCATCGTCGAGATCAGCACCGGCGACGACACGATCACCCTCGGGGCCGTTGCCGACTCGGTCAAGGAGGTGTTGGAGCTGGACGCCGCAAACATCGCGCCGGTTCCCGCCATGGGCGTGGCCGTGAACACCGCGTTTCTGCGCGGCATAGGCAAGTGCAACGGCAGATTCATCCTGCTGCTTGATATCGGAAAGGTGCTTCATTCCGACGAGATCTTCATGCTCGACGAGGTGAGCCGCTCTCTCAACGACGTAAGCGTCATAGAGGGGCAGGCTGCCGCCGCAACGACGATCCCGGCGCAATAG
- the ispE gene encoding 4-(cytidine 5'-diphospho)-2-C-methyl-D-erythritol kinase has translation MPEVVTVGCKVNLYLDITGVRDNGYHELETLFFPVAEPSDTLELTPGGPESAGLTLTCSDKALEGRSNLVAKAYEAFAALTGFRPALAARLVKRTPSGAGLGGGSADAAALLAWLNARAGDKALSPDELAALAVRLGADVPFFLTGAPAWATGVGDQLTPAACDLSGLTMLVCMPEERVDTAWAYRAWDESHGITGRQGSKPALTSLCPASMRPFCVSGTFMANCFEAVVFKRHPAVRLLKERLLALGAAAACMSGSGSAVFGLFRDPARAIAAVSALSGPQTSVFCALL, from the coding sequence ATGCCGGAAGTCGTCACCGTCGGCTGCAAGGTCAACCTGTACCTGGACATCACCGGGGTGCGGGACAACGGCTATCACGAGCTGGAGACCCTCTTTTTCCCTGTGGCCGAGCCGAGCGACACCTTGGAGCTCACGCCGGGGGGGCCCGAGTCCGCGGGCCTCACCCTGACCTGTTCGGACAAGGCCCTGGAGGGCCGATCCAACCTGGTGGCCAAGGCGTACGAGGCATTCGCGGCCCTCACGGGCTTTCGCCCCGCTCTCGCGGCGCGCCTGGTCAAGCGCACACCCTCCGGAGCGGGCCTGGGGGGGGGCAGCGCGGACGCGGCGGCGCTGCTGGCCTGGCTGAACGCCCGCGCCGGAGACAAGGCCCTGTCGCCCGACGAACTCGCCGCCCTGGCCGTACGCCTGGGGGCCGACGTGCCTTTTTTTCTCACCGGCGCCCCGGCCTGGGCCACGGGCGTAGGCGACCAACTCACGCCCGCCGCCTGCGATCTGTCGGGTCTGACCATGCTGGTGTGCATGCCGGAAGAGCGGGTGGACACGGCCTGGGCCTACCGGGCCTGGGACGAGTCTCACGGGATCACGGGACGGCAAGGATCCAAACCGGCCTTGACAAGCCTCTGCCCTGCGAGTATGCGGCCTTTTTGCGTTTCCGGGACGTTCATGGCGAACTGCTTTGAGGCGGTGGTCTTCAAGCGCCACCCGGCCGTGCGGCTCCTTAAGGAGCGGCTTCTGGCTCTGGGCGCGGCGGCGGCCTGCATGAGCGGATCCGGATCGGCGGTGTTCGGTCTTTTCCGTGACCCCGCCAGGGCGATTGCTGCCGTCTCGGCTCTTTCGGGGCCGCAGACGTCTGTCTTTTGCGCCCTTTTGTGA
- a CDS encoding glycosyltransferase family 2 protein, with protein sequence MPEVSVVISLYNHERYLAQCVASVLEQTFSDLEAIIVDDASTDGGLELARALERQAPGRVKVYSNARNLGVSRTRNFGVYKSTGPILAFLDADDYWLPEKLERQVRAFREDPGLGLCHCCAAVECDEASRLWLGENRGMSAAVFAAWAGSFAAFCREAEGFGRIDYFRWLLTANNICLSTVAVRRDAFKRAGGFLDGLRCQCEDWLLWLKLSMLAEFRSIPDELAVYRFHHASHTAQVFMRPDFDFQSVRTEVVGAARSFDPPRFDALLEAVRALGNPPTNT encoded by the coding sequence ATGCCCGAAGTGAGCGTCGTCATCTCGCTCTACAACCATGAACGCTATCTCGCCCAGTGCGTTGCCAGCGTGCTTGAGCAGACCTTTTCCGATCTGGAGGCGATCATCGTGGACGACGCCTCCACGGACGGGGGACTGGAACTGGCGCGCGCCCTCGAGCGCCAGGCCCCGGGGCGGGTGAAGGTGTACTCCAACGCCAGGAACCTGGGGGTGAGCCGCACCAGGAACTTCGGTGTCTACAAGTCCACCGGCCCCATCCTGGCCTTCCTGGACGCGGACGATTACTGGCTTCCGGAAAAGCTCGAAAGGCAGGTGCGCGCCTTCCGGGAGGACCCGGGGCTCGGGCTGTGCCACTGCTGCGCGGCCGTGGAGTGCGACGAGGCGAGCCGCCTTTGGCTGGGCGAGAACCGGGGCATGTCCGCCGCCGTCTTCGCCGCCTGGGCCGGGAGCTTCGCCGCCTTCTGCCGGGAGGCCGAGGGCTTCGGCCGGATCGACTACTTCCGGTGGCTGCTCACGGCCAACAACATTTGCCTCTCCACGGTGGCCGTGCGCCGGGACGCCTTCAAGCGGGCGGGCGGCTTCCTGGATGGCCTGCGCTGCCAATGCGAGGACTGGCTCCTGTGGCTCAAGCTCAGCATGCTCGCCGAGTTCCGGTCCATTCCGGATGAGCTCGCCGTCTACCGGTTCCACCATGCAAGCCATACCGCGCAGGTCTTCATGCGCCCGGATTTCGATTTCCAGAGCGTCCGGACCGAGGTGGTCGGGGCGGCCAGGAGCTTCGATCCCCCGCGTTTCGACGCGCTGTTGGAGGCCGTCCGGGCCCTCGGGAATCCTCCGACCAACACGTGA